A single region of the Salvelinus sp. IW2-2015 linkage group LG20, ASM291031v2, whole genome shotgun sequence genome encodes:
- the apc gene encoding adenomatous polyposis coli protein isoform X3 has product MAAASYDQLLKQVEALKMENSNLRQELEDNSNHLTKLETEASNMKEVLKHIQGSIEEDSTDSSGQIDLLERLKEISLDPNTYPGVKLRPQPSSMQGSGSGRSEDSSPSPMGSLGSLPKRGLSNGGRESAGYLEELEKERFLLMAELEKEEKKKDQYYAQLQNLTKRIDSLPLTENQFSLQTDMTRRQLEFEARQIRAAMEKQLGTCQDMEKRAQVRVTRIQQIEKDILKIQQHVQSLPAEPESKHDPAAQDEGGQASGDSGGPSAGCSQVEMVYSLLSMLGTHDKDDMSRTLLAMSSSQDSCIAMRQSGCLPLLIQLLHGNDKDSVLLGNSRGSKEARARASAALHNIIHSQPDDKRGRREIRVLHLLEQIRVYCETCWEWQENHERGVDQDKNPMPSPVEHQICPAVCVLMKLSFDEEHRHAMNELGGLQAIGELLQVDCEIYGLTSDHYSVTLRRYAGMALTNLTFGDVANKATLCSMKGCMRAMVAQLKSESEDLQQVIASVLRNLSWRADVNSKKTLREVGSVRALMECALEVQKESTLKSVLSALWNLSAHCTENKADICAVEGALAFLVSTLMYRSQTNTLAIIESGGGILRNVSSLIATNEDHRQILRENSCLQTLLQHLKSHSLTIVSNACGTLWNLSARNAKDQEALWEMGAVSMLKNLIHSKHKMIAMGSAAALRNLMANRPAKYKDANIMSPGSRLPSLHVRKQKALIEELDSQHLSETFDNIDNLSPKASHRGKQSRHKQNVYSDYDGVSRSDGFSPNSVPVRSPYVNTPVLSSPSPRDNPRGNIDSVRAERDRGQDRDRQRGAPSGFHPDHDSKRMQMPATTAAQIAMVMEEVNSIHLLTGLDDRSPETPNQDPHCTTAAHGHSNVYPYNKPDHSGRPCPMPKLEYKASNDSLNSVNSTDGYGKRGQMKPSVDSYSEDDEGKCCVYRKYPADLAHKIHNANHMEDDDGEVDTPINYSLKYSDEQLNSGRQSPSQNERWARPKHMEEMKQTDQRSVRSQSPGYPMYTEGNSEGEEKLKYKPRFVQTEMQQGFRSRNTNQHQQDQSNAGPTQGMNKKMNNQTMCQSVDDYGDDKPTNYSERYSEEEQQDDQPTNYSMKYNKGPHTEQPIDYSLKYSDTSSQKSMFSHSKSSSTQSSVKDHLSQDGSTSSVTSKKNAGRQMQLHPSSAQTRSGPTRPGQKNTTCKPPTVNQETLQTYCVEDTPICFSRGSSLSSLSSDEDEMEGCKRNVNAASNYPTLPISEKESTGSHAQEQGTTEGXSSVQYVRIKPPRTSQVHGDGSRHHKAVEFSSGAKSPSKSGAQTPKSPPEHYVQETPLMFSRCTSVSSLDSFESNSIASSIQSELCSGMPSGIISPSDLPDSPGQTMPPSRSKTPPPPQHQHPPPMKHKKVPPPPPPRADLAPRHAAVHAAVQRVQVLPDNDTLLHFATESTPDGFSCASSLSALSLDEPYIQKDNELKIMSPVHEDDQGNEAEHEHDDTTESPSQEKHSPGEVEKDILDDSDDDDIEILEACINSAMPTKSSRKPKKQSPSNTTSRIPPPTAHKPSQLPVYKLLPSQTRGQQKTVGFTHGEDMPRIYCIEGTPINFSTATSLSDLTIDSPPNELANAESCAPPCAEVSSSQIRDTIPEGESTDEKDGGVTSSFTQAAAVENEGDDILAECISSAMPKGKIHKPFRVQKMNDQPQHPSSAFPVSLVKQEVEKKKPTSPVKPMPQSSEYRARMIKKPQPPFNFASYPDKNKETQMLEPKMASRNFPDKPPNADERPRPGFAFDSPQNYTPIEGTPYCFSRNDSLSSLDFEDDEPDLSKEKAQLRKDKDQRKVSTKNRGEPSARTNRTNVPLTAPTKPLQQKQAVFPQPSKENAGPVPDEKQKFSIEDTPMCFSRNSSLSSLSDIDQENNNKDLQPKEVEDVTQVEATSKPQASGYAPKAFHVEDTPVCFSRNSSLSSLSIDSEDDLLQECISSAMPKKKKQTARNKGGNDQGDATEEKSMEEPDLTLDLTDTHSPVSEQALSPDSESFDWKAIQEGANSIVSSLHQAAASLSRQGSSDSDSILSLKSGISLGSPFHLPVNSEDNKSASDKGRPRILKPGEKSTLEAQKKEKEEEAAKALKGGKKVYKSLITGKPRASTETPASLQQRPTAPSVPMISRGRTMIQVPGVRSSSPSTSPVQKKPPPRGPASVSKTPPTQGQNSSNSPRSIKPPAKSDPSPARDQPGSQSGSSKASSRSGSRDSTPSRPAQQSLTTRPMQSPGRTSVSPGRNGLGPSNKLSQVPRTASPSTLSTKSSGSGRMAYTSPGRPVGQQTPPKQTGLTRSTSGIPRSESASKSLNQCGVAGPSKKQDLXRMSSTKSSGSESDRSEKPALVRQSTFIKEAPSPTLKRKLEESASFESLSPSSTSQSQTPVSSPSLPDMTLTLPCQGSNWKKSPQNPNFSENVDEKPQRGGKHDISRSHSESPSRLPNLNRKGTWKRENSKHSSSLPRVGTWKRTGSSSSILSASSESSEKGKSEDERQPLSPAQRSPHGKDGNPLKGTWRKIKDSEMSQSEGRDSSSIESMDTMAMGYXMSPAVSKTEDVWVRIEDCPINNPRSGKSPTANTPPVIDSVIVKMPSVDLLTSETHPKQSTNESVNALRLGSETNLNLFRSSESIDKKVPDLKPAQSNPSIIPEAHELSLAERTPFSSSTSSKHSSPSGAVAARVSPFNYTPSSRKSSADSATPPRPSQIPTPVSVTNSAKKRDSKGESAGESGSYIVTSV; this is encoded by the exons ATGGCTGCAGCGTCTTATGATCAGCTGCTGAAGCAAGTGGAGGCACTGAAGATGGAGAACTCCAACCTTCGACAAGAGCTTGAGGACAACTCCAACCACTTGACCAAACTGGAGACGGAAGCCTCCAATATGAAG GAGGTGCTGAAACACATACAGGGAAGCATTGAAGAAGACTCTACCGATTCATCCGGACAAATCGATCTCCTAGAAAGACTGAAAG AAATTAGCCTGGATCCTAACACTTACCCAGGGGTGAAGCTGAGACCTCAGCCGTCTTCCATGCAGGGTTCAGGCTCTGGGCGTTCAGAGGACAGCAGCCCCAGCCCCATGGGTTCCTTGGGCTCCCTCCCCAAGAGAGGGCTGTCCAATGGGGGCAGAGAGAGCGCTGGCTacctggaggagctggagaaggagag GTTCTTATTGATGGCGGagctggagaaagaggagaagaagaaggaccAGTATTACGCACAGCTGCAGAACCTCACCAAGAGGATCGACAGCCTACCACTGACTGAGAAT CAGTTCTCCCTGCAGACGGATATGACCCGTAGGCAACTGGAGTTTGAGGCGAGGCAGATCAGAGCCGCCATGGAGAAACAGCTGGGAACCTGCCAGGATATGGAGAAGAGGGCACAG GTGAGGGTGACTCGTATTCAGCAGATAGAGAAGGACATACTGAAGATCCAACAGCATGTCCAGTCTCTACCTGCAGAACCAGAG AGCAAGCATGACCCGGCTGCCCAGGATGAGGGAGGCCAGGCTTCAGGGGACAGTGGTGGGCCTAGCGCTGGGTGTTCTCAG GTGGAGATGGTCTACTCCCTTCTCTCCATGCTGGGGACCCATGATAAAGATGACATGTCTCGCACTCTGCTGGCCATGTCCAGCTCCCAGGACAGCTGCATCGCCATGCGCCAGTCAGGCTGTCTTCCCTTACTCATCCAACTCCTCCATGGCAACGACAAG GACTCAGTGCTGCTGGGGAACTCCCGAGGCAGCAAGGAGGCCCGGGCGAGAGCCAGCGCCGCCCTCCATAACATTATCCACTCCCAGCCTGACGATAAGAGAGGGCGCAGAGAGATCAGAGTGCTGCACCTCCTGGAGCAGATCAGGGTTTACTGCGAGACTTGCTGGGAGTGGCAGGAGAACCATGAGAGGGGAGTGGACCAGGATAAAAACCCCA TGCCCTCTCCCGTGGAGCATCAGATCTGCCCAGCGGTGTGTGTTCTAATGAAGCTGTCCTTTGATGAAGAGCACAGGCACGCTATGAATGAGCTCG GGGGGCTGCAGGCTATAGGGGAGCTCCTCCAAGTGGACTGTGAAATATACGGCCTCACCAGCGACCACTACAGCGTCACTCTGAGGAGATACGCTGGCATGGCCCTTACCAACCTCACCTTCGGGGACGTGGCCAATAAG GCCACTCTATGTTCCATGAAGGGATGCATGAGGGCCATGGTGGCTCAGCTGAAGTCTGAGAGTGAGGATCTACAGCAGGTGATTGCCAGTGTGTTGAGGAACCTGTCCTGGCGTGCAGATGTGAACAGTAAGAAGACCCTCCGTGAGGTGGGCAGTGTCAGGGCTCTGATGGAGTGTGCCTTGGAGGTACAGAAG GAGTCTACTCTGAAGAGTGTCCTCAGTGCCCTGTGGAACCTGTCAGCTCACTGCACTGAAAACAAAGCTGATATCTGTGCTGTAGAGGGTGCTTTGGCCTTCCTGGTTAGCACTTTGATGTACCGAAGCCAAACCAACACCCTCGCCATCATTGAAAGTGGAGGAGGCATCTTGCGCAATGTGTCTAGTCTCATCGCTACAAATGAAGATCACAG aCAAATCCTGAGAGAGAACAGCTGTCTTCAGACACTCCTGCAGCACCTGAAGTCTCACAGCCTTACTATCGTGAGCAACGCGTGTGGCACGCTGTGGAACCTCTCGGCCCGCAATGCAAAGGACCAGGAGGCCTTGTGGGAAATGGGTGCTGTGAGCATGCTGAAGAACCTCATCCACTCCAAGCACAAGATGATCGCTATGGGCAGTGCCGCAGCACTGAGGAACCTCATGGCCAACAGGCCCGCCAAATACAAGGATGCCAACATCATGTCTCCTGGATCTAGRCTGCCCTCTCTTCACGTCAGGAAACAGAAAGCCCTGATCGAGGAACTGGACTCTCAGCACCTCTCGGAGACGTTCGACAATATTGACAATTTAAGCCCCAAGGCGTCCCACAGGGGTAAACAAAGCAGGCACAAGCAGAATGTCTACAGTGATTACGATGGTGTCTCTAGATCAGACGGGTTTAGCCCCAACAGTGTGCCTGTGCGCTCCCCTTACGTGAACACACCAGTTCTGTCGAGCCCGTCACCCAGAGACAACCCAAGGGGGAACATAGACAGTGTTAGGGCCGAGAGGGATCGGggccaggacagagacagacagaggggtgcACCCAGTGGTTTCCACCCAGATCATGACTCTAAGAGAATGCAAATGCCRGCCACAACAGCTGCTCAGATTGCCATGGTGATGGAGGAAGTGAACAGCATTCACTTACTGACTGGCCTGGATGACCGGTCCCCGGAGACCCCAAATCAAGACCCTCACTGTACAACTGCAGCACATGGTCATTCAAATGTATATCCCTATAATAAACCCGATCATTCGGGCAGACCATGTCCAATGCCCAAGTTGGAATACAAGGCATCCAACGACAGTCTCAACAGCGTTAACAGCACTGACGGCTATGGCAAAAGAGGACAGATGAAGCCATCTGTGGACTCATACTCTGAGGATGATGAGGGGAAGTGTTGTGTCTATAGAAAATATCCTGCAGACCTCGCTCATAAGATCCACAATGCCAACCACATGGAAGATGATGACGGAGAAGTTGACACACCCATCAACTACAGCCTAAAGTATTCTGACGAGCAGCTGAACTCTGGTCGGCAAAGTCCAAGCCAAAATGAGAGATGGGCGAGGCCTAAGCACATGGAGGAGATGAAACAAACAGATCAGAGGTCTGTGCGATCTCAAAGCCCAGGCTACCCCATGTACACGGAGGGCAACAGTGAGGGGGAGGAGAAATTGAAGTACAAGCCCAGGTTTGTACAAACAGAAATGCAACAAGGATTCAGATCAAGGAACACCAACCAACACCAACAAGATCAAAGCAATGCTGGTCCCACTCAAGGAATGAACAAAAAGATGAACAACCAGACTATGTGCCAGTCTGTGGATGATTACGGTGATGACAAACCAACCAATTACAGTGAGCGATACTCAGAGGAAGAACAACAGGATGACCAGCCGACCAATTACAGTATGAAATACAACAAGGGYCCTCATACGgaacaaccaattgattacagtcTGAAGTACTCCGACACCTCCTCCCAAAAATCCATGTTTAGTCATTCAAAGTCATCCTCCACTCAGAGCTCAGTGAAAGACCATCTAAGCCAAGATGGTTCAACATCATCCGTGACATCCAAAAAGAATGCAGGGAGACAAATGCAGCTACATCCATCCTCGGCTCAAACGAGGTCAGGGCCAACTCGACCAGGCCAGAAGAACACAACATGCAAACCTCCTACCGTCAATCAAGAGACKCTACAGACGTACTGTGTTGAGGACACACCCATCTGTTTCTCAAGGGGTAGCTCTCTGTCATCCTTGTCCTCAGATGAGGATGAAATGGAAGGCTGCAAGAGGAATGTGAATGCTGCTAGCAACTACCCAACTCTTCCCATCTCTGAGAAAGAGTCCACTGGCAGTCACGCCCAAGAACAAGGCACAACCGAGGGCCYGTCGTCTGTGCAGTATGTCCGAATAAAGCCTCCAAGGACTAGTCAAGTTCATGGAGACGGATCCAGACATCACAAAGCCGTTGAGTTTTCATCAGGAGCCAAATCACCATCCAAAAGTGGTGCCCAGACTCCCAAAAGCCCCCCAGAACACTATGTGCAGGAGACGCCCCTCATGTTCAGCAGATGCACATCTGTAAGCTCCCTGGACAGCTTTGAGAGCAACTCCATCGCTAGCTCTATACAGAGTGAATTGTGCAGCGGGATGCCCAGTGGAATCATCAGCCCAAGTGATCTGCCCGACAGCCCTGGTCAGACCATGCCTCCGAGCCGAAGCAAAACGccaccacccccacaacatcaacATCCACCACCAATGAAACACAAAAAGGTGCCTCCGCCGCCGCCGCCGAGGGCGGATTTGGCTCCAAGGCATGCTGCTGTACACGCTGCTGTCCAGAGAGTCCAGGTGCTTCCGGATAACGACACCCTCCTACACTTTGCGACAGAGAGTACCCCAGATGGATTCTCTTGTGCATCCAGCCTCAGTGCTTTAAGCTTAGATGAACCTTACATTCAGAAAGATAATGAGCTCAAGATCATGTCTCCTGTTCACGAAGATGACCAGGGAAATGAGGCTGAGCATGAGCATGATGACACTACAGAATCCCCAAGCCAAGAGAAGCATTCACCTGGTGAGGTGGAAAAAGACATTTTGGATGATTCAGATGATGACGATATAGAAATACTGGAGGCTTGCATAAACTCAGCCATGCCAACAAAGTCATCGAGAAAACCCAAAAAGCAATCGCCTTCCAACACTACTTCTAGAATACCACCACCTACTGCCCATAAACCAAGCCAACTTCCTGTGTACAAGTTACTCCCTTCACAAACCCGAGGACAACAGAAGACTGTTGGCTTCACCCATGGAGAGGACATGCCTAGGATTTACTGCATAGAGGGAACCCCTATAAATTTCTCAACAGCTACATCTCTCAGCGACCTCACCATTGATTCACCCCCAAATGAGCTGGCCAATGCTGAAAGCTGTGCTCCTCCTTGTGCAGAAGTATCCTCCAGTCAAATAAGGGATACTATTCCAGAAGGGGAAAGTACAGATGAAAAAGATGGAGGTGTTACTTCCTCCTTCACACAAGCTGCCGCTGTAGAAAATGAAGGGGATGACATCTTAGCAGAGTGTATCAGTTCAGCCATGCCAAAAGGTAAAATCCACAAGCCCTTTAGAGTACAGAAAATGAATGATCAACCACAGCACCCTTCATCAGCTTTTCCTGTTAGTCTAGTCAAACAGGAGGTTGAAAAGAAGAAGCCCACATCCCCTGTTAAACCAATGCCACAGAGTAGTGAGTACAGAGCTAGGATGATTAAAAAGCCCCAGCCCCCTTTCAACTTTGCTTCATACCCTGATAAAAACAAAGAAACCCAAATGCTTGAGCCAAAAATGGCCTCCAGAAATTTCCCAGATAAGCCACCAAATGCAGATGAGAGGCCACGGCCAGGGTTTGCTTTTGACTCGCCACAGAATTACACACCAATAGAGGGTACACCCTATTGCTTTTCACGCAATGACTCCCTGAGTTCCTTGGATTTTGAGGATGATGAACCTGATCTCTCAAAGGAAAAGGCACAACTTAGAAAAGACAAAGACCAGAGAAAAGTGTCAACGAAAAACCGTGGAGAGCCATCCGCAAGAACAAACAGGACAAATGTACCACTGACTGCTCCAACAAAACCTCTGCAGCAGAAGCAGGCAGTCTTTCCACAACCATCCAAAGAAAATGCGGGGCCAGTGCCAGATGAGAAGCAGAAGTTTTCCATTGAGGACACACCAATGTGTTTCTCTAGAAACTCATCTCTCAGCTCGTTAAGTGACATTGACCaagagaacaacaacaaagaccTCCAGCCAAAAGAAGTGGAGGATGTAACTCAGGTAGAAGCTACTTCTAAACCCCAAGCCTCTGGTTACGCACCAAAAGCCTTTCATGTAGAAGACACCCCTGTGTGTTTCTCAAGAAACAGTTCACTCAGCTCACTAAGCATTGATTCAGAAGATGACCTTCTACAAGAGTGCATCAGTTCAGCCATGCCAAAAAAGAAGAAACAGACAGCCAGAAATAAGGGGGGAAATGACCAAGGAGATGCCACTGAGGAGAAAAGTATGGAGGAGCCTGATCTCACATTGGATCTCACTGATACACATAGTCCAGTTTCTGAACAAGCCTTATCTCCAGACTCTGAATCTTTTGATTGGAAGGCCATCCAAGAGGGTGCCAATTCCATCGTCAGCAGTTTGCACCAGGCAGCTGCTAGCCTCTCTAGACAAGGCTCATCTGACTCTGACTCAATCCTCTCCCTCAAATCTGGAATATCCCTTGGCTCCCCTTTTCACCTGCCCGTAAATTCAGAGGATAATAAATCTGCATCCGACAAAGGACGCCCACGGATATTAAAGCCTGGTGAAAAGAGCACTTTAGAagcccaaaaaaaagaaaaggaagaggaggcagcAAAAGCTCTTAAAGGGGGCAAGAAAGTCTACAAAAGTCTCATAACAGGAAAACCACGTGCCAGCACTGAGACCCCAGCTTCATTACAGCAGAGGCCGACTGCCCCTAGTGTTCCCATGATTTCTCGTGGGAGGACAATGATCCAGGTCCCTGGCGTTAGAAGCAGTTCTCCAAGCACTAGCCCAGTCCAAAAGAAGCCTCCACCACGTGGTCCCGCTTCTGTCTCAAAAACTCCCCCCACTCAGGGGCAGAATTCCAGTAACTCACCCAGAAGCATCAAACCACCTGCTAAATCTGATCCTAGTCCAGCCAGGGatcagcctggatctcaatcGGGATCAAGTAAAGCTTCATCACGATCTGGATCCAGAGACTCCACACCATCCAGACCAGCTCAGCAGTCCTTGACCACCAGACCCATGCAGTCACCTGGTCGCACCTCTGTGTCACCTGGAAGAAATGGTCTCGGCCCTTCAAACAAATTATCCCAAGTGCCTCGCACTGCTTCTCCAAGCACATTGTCAACTAAGTCTTCTGGTTCTGGCAGGATGGCCTACACCTCCCCTGGGAGACCGGTGGGTCAGCAAACGCCACCCAAGCAGACTGGCTTGACGAGAAGCACTAGCGGAATCCCTAGGAGTGAATCTGCCTCAAAGAGTCTGAACCAGTGTGGAGTTGCTGGCCCTTCTAAGAAGCAAGATTTGWCCAGGATGTCGTCCACAAAGTCTAGTGGAAGTGAGTCAGACCGGTCGGAGAAACCTGCCCTAGTTCGCCAGTCAACGTTCATCAAAGAGGCCCCTAGTCCAACACTGAAGAGGAAATTGGAAGAGTCTGCTTCGTTCGAGTCTCTGTCCCCCTCCTCTACCAGCCAGTCTCAAACGCCTGTGTCGAGTCCGTCTTTGCCAGATATGACGTTAACTTTGCCCTGTCAAGGAAGCAACTGGAAAAAGTCCCCTCAAAATCCAAATTTTTCCGAAAATGTGGATGAGAAGCCTCAAAGAGGAGGGAAGCATGACATCTCCAGGTCCCATTCAGAAAGCCCCTCTAGGCTCCCTAATCTTAACAGGAAAGGGACATGGAAGAGGGAGAACAGCaaacactcctcctctctcccaaggGTTGGAACCTGGAAGAGAACCGGCAgctcctcttccatcctctctgcctcctctgagTCAAGTGAAAAGGGCAAAAGTGAGGATGAACGACAACCACTGAGTCCAGCCCAAAGGTCCCCACACGGCAAAGATGGAAACCCTTTAAAAGGAACATGGAGGAAGATAAAGGATAGTGAAATGTCTCAGTCAGAAGGCCGTGATTCTTCCTCCATAGAGTCCATGGATACCATGGCCATGGGGTACCAKATGAGCCCTGCAGTGTCCAAGACTGAGGATGTGTGGGTGAGGATTGAGGACTGTCCCATTAACAACCCAAGGTCTGGAAAATCCCCAACAGCAAACACCCCTCCGGTAATTGACAGTGTTATAGTCAAAATGCCCTCTGTTGATCTCTTGACAAGTGAAACCCATCCCAAACAGTCCACAAATGAAAGTGTAAATGCTCTTAGGCTAGGTTCAGAGACTAATTTAAACTTGTTTAGGAGCAGTGAGAGTATTGATAAGAAAGTGCCAGACCTCAAGCCTGCTCAGAGTAACCCAAGCATCATCCCAGAGGCCCATGAACTGTCTCTTGCTGAACGCACCCCTTTTAGCTCCTCCACCTCTAGCAAACACAGCTCACCGAGTGGGGCTGTGGCTGCCAGGGTCAGCCCTTTCAACTACACCCCTAGTTCCAGGAAGAGCAGTGCTGACAGTGCCACACCACCACGACCCTCACAGATACCCACGCCTGTCAGtgtaaccaacagtgcaaaaaagagAGACTCTAAAGGAGAAAGTGCTGGTGAAAGTGGGTCCTACATTGTAACCTCAGTTTAA